The genomic region GGCCTTGATGATGGAAAGGCCGATTGTCCACCACCGCTGCGGCGACCAGCGCCTGGCCGTCAAATACGCCCCACAACCATCCGCCACGCTGGAGGCAGGCCCGCAGAGCCTCTGCATCCTGCTCGGCCTCGCCTTCGGGCCAGCCGCGCATATCATGGTGCGCGGCATACAACACCAGTTCGCCGCGATCCATGCGATAGCACGCCTGGATCAGTTCCGTACGGTCGATGGTTGCCAGCAAGGGGATATCGTTTTCGGTTAACGCGCGTTCCACCAGCATAGGGATCTCCTGCTTCACGGCCACCAAGGATCAGCCTTCCTTTAAAGGCGAGCAAGAAAAAACCCACCGTGTCAGGGTGGGTCTGGCAGGGCCGTGTGCAAGATCAGTCGCGCAGATCCGACTCATGGATCGGCTGGTCGCGATGGGTCGCCCGCTGGTATTGCGCCGGCCAGATGGCCTTGCGCCCACCCAGGTCATCATCGGCATGCAGCGGCCAGTACGGGTCGCGCAACAATTCACGGGCCAGGAAGATAATGTCGGCCTGGCAGGTGCGCAGGATGTGCTCGGCCTGGGCCGGTTCGGTGATCATGCCGACCGTGCCGGTGGCGATGCCCGACTCCTTGCGCACACGCTCGGCGAAGCGCGTCTGATAGCCGGGGCCGGTGGGGATCTCGGCATTGGCGGCGGTGCCCCCGGACGACACGTCGATCAGATCGACGCCCAGGTCTTTCAGGCGGCGCGCCAGCTCCACGGTTTCATCCGGGTTCCAGCCGTCTTCCACCCAGTCAGTGGCCGATACCCGCACAAACAGCGGCAACTCCTGGGGCCATGCGGCGCGCACCGCCTGGGTCACCTCAAGCACCAGGCGAATGCGATTTTCGAACGACCCACCGTACTGGTCCTGCCGCTGGTTGCTGATCGGCGAAAGAAACTGGTGCAGCAGGTAACCGTGGGCAGCATGGATTTCCACCACTTTAAAACCGGCACTCAAGGCGCGATTGGCGGCGGCAACAAAATCGGCGATCACTTGCTGGATCTGCCCTTCGTCCAGTGGCTTGGGCTGGGTGTGATTCGGGTCGAAGGCAATCGGTGATGGCCCCACCGGCACCCATCCACCTTCGTCCGGCTTGACGCTGCCGTGCTTGCCGATCCAGGGCCGATGGGTGCTGGCCTTGCGCCCGGCATGGGCCAGCTGAATACCCGCCACCGCCCCCTGGGCCGCGATAAAGCGCGTGATGCGCCGCAGCGGTTCGATCTGGGCGTCGTTCCACAGGCCCAGGTCCTGGGCGGTGATGCGCCCGTCGGCCGTCACAGCGGTGGCTTCGGTGAAAATCAGCCCGGCGCCACCCACGGCGCGACTGCCGAGATGTACCAGGTGCCAGTCATTGGCCAGGCCGTCGTCGCTTGAGTATTGGCACATCGGCGAGACCGCGATGCGGTTGAGCAGGGTCAATTGGCGCAGGGTATAGGGTTCGAGCAGCTGACTCATGGCGCACCTCTTCTGGGTTCTATGGGCACTGTTCAACAGTGCTTAGAGCCTAGTCGACAACCATCGATTGCACAGGGTTCAGAAAGGAAAGCGGGAGCCGATTGCCGGCTCCCGTGATGCAGCGTCTTACATTTCGACCTGGGTGCCCAGCTCGATCACGCGGTTTACCGGCAGCTTGAAGAAGCGCAGGTTGCCGTTGGCGTTCTTCAACATGAAGGCGAACAGGGCTTCGCGCCAGCGCGCCATGCCCTTGATGCGGGAGGCGATCACCGTTTCGCGGCTGAGAAAATAGGTGGTGCGCATCGGGCTGAAATCCAGCTCATCCAGATGGCACAGCTTCAGCGCTTCGGGCACATCCGGTTCGTCGGTAAAGCCGAAGTGCAGGATCACCCGGAAGAAGCCTTCGCCGTAGGAATCCACCTCGAAGCGCCGTGCGGCAGGCACCCTCGGAATGTCTTCGTAGACCACCGTCAGCAACACCACCTGCTCATGCAACACCTGGTTATGCAGCAGGTTGTGCAACAGCGCATGGGGCACCGCATCCGGACGTGCGGTGAGGAACACCGCAGTACCCTGCACGCGATGGGGCGGCTGCACGCGGATGCTGTTGATAAAAATCGGCAACGGCAAACCGCCTTCGTCGAGGCGCTCGACCAGCAACTGCTTGCCGCGCTTCCAGGTGGTCATCAACACAAACAAGACGATCCCCGCCAACACCGGAAAGGCGCCACCCTGGATCACCTTGGGCACGTTTGCCGCGAAGAACAGGCCGTCCACCAACAGGCAGCAAAGCAATACCGGCACAGCCAGCACCGGTGGCCATTTCCACAGCAGCAGCATGACCGCCGACACCAGGATAGTGGTCATCAGCATGGTGCCCGTCACCGCTACGCCGTAGGCCGAAGCCAGGGCGCCGGAGGATTCGAAGCCCAGCACCAGCAGGATCACACCCACCATCAGCGACCAGTTCACGGCACCGATGTAGATCTGGCCCTGTTCAGCACTGGAGGTGTGCTGGATATGCATACGCGGGATGTAACCAAGCTGGATCGCCTGGCGAGTCAATGAGAACGCACCAGAGATCACCGCCTGGGATGCAATCACTGTAGCCAGTGTGGACAAGCCCACCAGCGGGATCAGCGCCCAGCTCGGTGCCAGCAGGTAGAACGGGTTGCGCGCGGCTTCCGGATCCCCCAGCAGCATGGCGCCCTGGCCGAAATAATTGAGCACCAGCGCCGGCAGCACCAGGATGAACCAGGCACGGGCAATGGGTTTGCGGCCGAAGTGGCCCATGTCGGCGTAGAGCGCTTCGGCACCGGTCAAGGCCAGCACCACCGCGCCGAGAATCGCCACGCCGATACCGGGGTGCACCATAAAGAAGCGCACGCCCCATGCCGGGTTCAGTGCATTCAGCACTTCGGGCTGCCGCAGGATGCCGTACACACCCAGCCCTCCCAGCACCAGAAACCAGGTGACCATCACCGGACCGAACAGTTTGCCGATGCGATCGGTGCCGTGCTTCTGAATCAGGAACAGCGCCACCAGCACAATCAATGCGATGGGCACCACCCATTTTTCCAGGCCGTCGAACGCCAGCTCCAGGCCTTCGATGGCCGACAACACGGAAATGGCCGGGGTGATCATGCTGTCGCCATAGAACAGTGCCGCGCCACACAGCCCGCACACCACCAGGAAACTGCGCAGTTTTGCACGCTCCCCGGCCGCTCGCCGCGCCAGTGCGGTGAGCGCCATGATGCCGCCTTCGCCCTGGTTGTCGGCACGCAGCACGAACAGCATGTACTTGATCGACACCACCCAGATCAGCGACCAAAAGATCAGTGCCAGGATCCCCAAGACGCCGTCATGGTTGACCTGCACGCCATAACCGCCGTTGAACACCTCTTTAAGGGTGTAGAGCGGGCTGGTCCCGATATCGCCATAAACCACCCCGACCGCTGCCACCAGCATGCCAATCGGCTTGGCGTTTGAATGCTCGGCACCTGTTGCCTGACTACTTGCCTGACCCATCAACCACTCCTGCCCTTTGACCCGAGGTCTTTTATAAACAGCACGTCTAAGCTGACCCTAGCATGCGCTGTTTTACTTCTCGTAACAGACGTTTTATTGACCCAAGGGCTTCGCCCGTGCGCAACGGCGCGAAGCATAGCGCAGCACTCGTCGCATTTCCCTGCATAAAGCTGGTCAAGTGCATCGCCCGTCGCTAGAATTGCGCACTTTTTGATCAGAGGCGCACCAAGCGCCCATCCGTTGCCTTGTCGTGCACGACCGGCAGCGTCATTCAATACCGAGGTTAGACATGTCCACCACCATCGCAAAAGCCAACCCCAAGGTTGGCTTTGTTTCCCTGGGTTGCCCGAAGGCCCTGGTCGACTCCGAGCGCATCCTCACGCAATTGCGGATGGAAGGCTATGACGTCGTGTCCACTTACCAGGACGCCGACGTGGTGGTGGTCAACACCTGCGGCTTCATCGACTCGGCTAAAGCCGAGTCGCTGGAAGTGATTGGCGAAGCCATCAAGGAAAACGGCAAGGTCATCGTGACCGGCTGCATGGGTGTGGAAGAAGGCAATATCCGCAACGTGCACCCGAGCGTGCTCGCCGTGACCGGCCCGCAGCAGTACGAGCAGGTGGTCAATGCCGTGCACGACGTGGTGCCGCCACGCCAGGACCACAACCCGTTGATCGACCTGGTGCCCCCCCAAGGCATCAAGTTGACCCCGCGCCATTACGCGTACCTGAAGATTTCCGAAGGCTGCAACCACAGTTGCAGCTTCTGCATCATCCCGTCGATGCGCGGCAAACTGGTGAGCCGCCCGGTCGGTGACGTGCTCGACGAGGCCCAGCGCCTGGTCAAGTCAGGCGTCAAGGAGCTGCTGGTGATCTCCCAGGACACCAGCGCCTACGGCGTCGATGTGAAATACCGCACCGGCTTCTGGAACGGCGCGCCGGTGAAAACCCGTATGACCGAACTCTGCGAAGCCTTGAGCAGCCTGGGTGTGTGGGTGCGCCTGCACTACGTTTACCCGTACCCGCACGTTGATGAGCTGATCCCGCTGATGGCCGCCGGCAAGATCCTGCCGTACCTGGACATCCCGTTCCAGCACGCCAGCCCGAAAGTGCTCAAGGCCATGAAACGCCCGGCCTTCGAAGACAAGACCCTGGCGCGGATCAAGAACTGGCGCGAGATCTGCCCGGAACTGATCATCCGTTCCACCTTCATCGTCGGCTTTCCCGGCGAGACCGAAGAAGATTTCCAGTACCTGCTCGACTGGCTGACCGAAGCGCAGCTGGACCGCGTCGGTTGCTTCCAGTATTCGCCGGTGGAAGGCGCTCCAGCAAACCTGCTGGACCTGGCCGTGGTGCCGGACGACGTCAAGCAGGACCGTTGGGAGCGTTTCATGGCACACCAGCAGGCGATCAGTTCGGCACGCCTGCAACTGCGCATCGGCAAGGAAATCGAAGTGTTGATCGATGAAGTCGACGAGCAAGGCGCGGTTGGCCGTTGCTTCTTCGATGCGCCGGAAATCGACGGTAACGTGTTTATCGACGACGCCAGCGGCTTGAAGCCGGGCGACAAGGTCTGGTGCACCGTGACCGATGCCGACGAGTACGACTTGTGGGCTGAAAAACGCGACTGATAGCATTTGCGTAATTGATCGTTCCCACGCTCTGTGTGGGAATGGACCCTCAGCGTCCCGCCAGCCGGCGCCGACAATGATGATCAAGGCGTAATATTTTTGAAAAAGCCCCGCCTCTGACAAGATGCGGGGCTTTTTTCGGTCTATCGTTTTGCCCATCAACGCCAATTACGGCAAGAGGCAGCAGGCATGCGGCAGCATTCGGTTATCCACACACCTCAATCCAGCGATTACGCGCGTTTGGCGCAGATCTGGGAAGACTCGGTACGCGCCACCCACGATTTCCTGCCGGGCAGCTATATCGACTTGCTGAAAAACCTGGTGCTGACCCGCTACCTGGACGCGGTGATGCTGGTCTGCACCAAGGACTCACGCCAGCACATAACCGGGTTCGCCGGGGTGGCGGCGGGCAAGGTGGAGATGCTGTTTATCGACCCGCAACATCGTGGCCAGGGCCTGGGCCGCCAATTGCTGGGCTATGCAATTGACCACATGAATGCCGATGAGCTGGACGTCAACGAACAGAACCCCCAGGCCCTGGGATTTTACTTAAAACAAGGCTTCGAGGTGATCGGACGCACGGAACATGACGGCCTTGGCCAGCCCTACCCGTTGCTGCATATGCGTTTGCGCCAGGCGCAACAACAGTCGCGTCAGGGCTAAATGAAATGGGCTCGGGATTAACCGGCGCCAGGCAGGTACAATAGCCGCCCCCTTTTGCTACGGCCCTTGTCATGACTGACCCCATACGCCTCTCCAAACGCCTTATCGAACTGGTCGGTTGCTCCCGTCGGGAGGCTGAGCTGTTTATCGAAGGCGGCTGGGTCTCGGTGGACGGCGAAGTGATCGACGAGCCGCAGTTCAAAGTCACGACCGAGAAAGTCGAGCTGGATCCGGAGGCTAAAGCCACCGCGCCAGAGCCGGTCACCATCCTGCTGCACGCACCGGCGGGCATGGATGCTGAAACCGCCATGGGCTTGATCAGCGCCGAGACCTTGTCCGAAGAACATCGCTTCAGCAAGCGCCCGCTCAAGGGGCATTTCCTGCGCCTGACCGCCAGCGCCGACCTGCAAGCCAAGGCCAGCGGCCTGCTGGTGTTCACCCAGGACTGGAAGATTCTGCGCAAGTTGACTGCCGATGCCGCCAAGATCGAGCAAGAGTACGTGGTAGAAGTCGAAGGCGACATGGTTGCCCACGGCCTCAACCGCCTGAACCATGGCCTGACCTACAAAGGCAAAGAGCTGCCGGCCGTCAAAGCCAGCTGGCAGAA from Pseudomonas synxantha harbors:
- the rimO gene encoding 30S ribosomal protein S12 methylthiotransferase RimO; this encodes MSTTIAKANPKVGFVSLGCPKALVDSERILTQLRMEGYDVVSTYQDADVVVVNTCGFIDSAKAESLEVIGEAIKENGKVIVTGCMGVEEGNIRNVHPSVLAVTGPQQYEQVVNAVHDVVPPRQDHNPLIDLVPPQGIKLTPRHYAYLKISEGCNHSCSFCIIPSMRGKLVSRPVGDVLDEAQRLVKSGVKELLVISQDTSAYGVDVKYRTGFWNGAPVKTRMTELCEALSSLGVWVRLHYVYPYPHVDELIPLMAAGKILPYLDIPFQHASPKVLKAMKRPAFEDKTLARIKNWREICPELIIRSTFIVGFPGETEEDFQYLLDWLTEAQLDRVGCFQYSPVEGAPANLLDLAVVPDDVKQDRWERFMAHQQAISSARLQLRIGKEIEVLIDEVDEQGAVGRCFFDAPEIDGNVFIDDASGLKPGDKVWCTVTDADEYDLWAEKRD
- a CDS encoding GNAT family N-acetyltransferase; translated protein: MLVERALTENDIPLLATIDRTELIQACYRMDRGELVLYAAHHDMRGWPEGEAEQDAEALRACLQRGGWLWGVFDGQALVAAAVVDNRPFHHQGLLMRQLKFLHVSHSARGSGLGSRLLVLACEHGRQVGAQALYISATSSRNTVDFYLRHGCRLLQQPHAELYAQEPLDIHLYRPLCE
- a CDS encoding rRNA pseudouridine synthase; amino-acid sequence: MTDPIRLSKRLIELVGCSRREAELFIEGGWVSVDGEVIDEPQFKVTTEKVELDPEAKATAPEPVTILLHAPAGMDAETAMGLISAETLSEEHRFSKRPLKGHFLRLTASADLQAKASGLLVFTQDWKILRKLTADAAKIEQEYVVEVEGDMVAHGLNRLNHGLTYKGKELPAVKASWQNENRLRFAMKNPQPGVIALFCEAVGLKVVAIRRIRIGGVSIGKVPVGQWRYLSGKEKF
- a CDS encoding potassium transporter Kup translates to MGQASSQATGAEHSNAKPIGMLVAAVGVVYGDIGTSPLYTLKEVFNGGYGVQVNHDGVLGILALIFWSLIWVVSIKYMLFVLRADNQGEGGIMALTALARRAAGERAKLRSFLVVCGLCGAALFYGDSMITPAISVLSAIEGLELAFDGLEKWVVPIALIVLVALFLIQKHGTDRIGKLFGPVMVTWFLVLGGLGVYGILRQPEVLNALNPAWGVRFFMVHPGIGVAILGAVVLALTGAEALYADMGHFGRKPIARAWFILVLPALVLNYFGQGAMLLGDPEAARNPFYLLAPSWALIPLVGLSTLATVIASQAVISGAFSLTRQAIQLGYIPRMHIQHTSSAEQGQIYIGAVNWSLMVGVILLVLGFESSGALASAYGVAVTGTMLMTTILVSAVMLLLWKWPPVLAVPVLLCCLLVDGLFFAANVPKVIQGGAFPVLAGIVLFVLMTTWKRGKQLLVERLDEGGLPLPIFINSIRVQPPHRVQGTAVFLTARPDAVPHALLHNLLHNQVLHEQVVLLTVVYEDIPRVPAARRFEVDSYGEGFFRVILHFGFTDEPDVPEALKLCHLDELDFSPMRTTYFLSRETVIASRIKGMARWREALFAFMLKNANGNLRFFKLPVNRVIELGTQVEM
- a CDS encoding NADH:flavin oxidoreductase/NADH oxidase, whose protein sequence is MSQLLEPYTLRQLTLLNRIAVSPMCQYSSDDGLANDWHLVHLGSRAVGGAGLIFTEATAVTADGRITAQDLGLWNDAQIEPLRRITRFIAAQGAVAGIQLAHAGRKASTHRPWIGKHGSVKPDEGGWVPVGPSPIAFDPNHTQPKPLDEGQIQQVIADFVAAANRALSAGFKVVEIHAAHGYLLHQFLSPISNQRQDQYGGSFENRIRLVLEVTQAVRAAWPQELPLFVRVSATDWVEDGWNPDETVELARRLKDLGVDLIDVSSGGTAANAEIPTGPGYQTRFAERVRKESGIATGTVGMITEPAQAEHILRTCQADIIFLARELLRDPYWPLHADDDLGGRKAIWPAQYQRATHRDQPIHESDLRD
- a CDS encoding GNAT family N-acetyltransferase; translated protein: MRQHSVIHTPQSSDYARLAQIWEDSVRATHDFLPGSYIDLLKNLVLTRYLDAVMLVCTKDSRQHITGFAGVAAGKVEMLFIDPQHRGQGLGRQLLGYAIDHMNADELDVNEQNPQALGFYLKQGFEVIGRTEHDGLGQPYPLLHMRLRQAQQQSRQG